One stretch of Tepiditoga spiralis DNA includes these proteins:
- a CDS encoding ATP-binding cassette domain-containing protein, with the protein MSLIEVKSLKKMYKFGKRTLKKISFNIEEGEILSIIGPNGAGKTTILKSLLKLIKSGGEIKYKNNKITENDIINDFSYLPEDKVLYENYTPNEFIKLINNIDKKFNLKKALEYLDNFKIDKNIKLKKMSAGKKVLFYFIITISRNSNVYLFDEPTIFLDSITKKKILEEILKLSYDNKTIIFTTQILSEVEFISSKVLILNNGKIVEFDYIDKIKSRYIGLLTSNDLKDFISKKNIVNNEYLYIVDKKKYDTSLFKTEDLTFETIYEELIGGHENV; encoded by the coding sequence ATGAGTTTAATAGAAGTAAAGAGTTTAAAAAAGATGTATAAATTTGGAAAAAGAACTTTAAAAAAAATAAGTTTTAATATTGAAGAAGGTGAAATTTTATCAATTATTGGACCTAATGGTGCTGGAAAAACAACAATTTTAAAATCATTGTTAAAATTAATAAAGAGCGGTGGAGAAATAAAATATAAAAACAATAAAATAACTGAAAATGATATAATAAATGATTTTTCTTATTTACCTGAAGATAAAGTTTTATATGAAAACTACACTCCTAATGAATTTATAAAACTTATAAATAACATTGATAAAAAATTTAATTTAAAAAAAGCTTTAGAATACTTAGATAATTTTAAAATAGATAAAAACATTAAATTAAAAAAAATGTCTGCTGGTAAAAAAGTTTTATTTTATTTTATTATAACTATATCAAGAAATAGCAATGTATACTTATTTGATGAACCTACTATTTTTTTAGATTCTATAACGAAAAAAAAGATTCTTGAGGAAATTTTAAAACTTTCTTATGACAATAAAACAATAATTTTTACAACACAAATATTGTCAGAAGTAGAATTCATATCTTCAAAAGTTTTAATTTTAAATAATGGTAAGATAGTAGAATTTGACTATATTGACAAAATAAAATCAAGATATATAGGACTTTTAACTTCTAATGATTTAAAAGATTTTATTAGTAAAAAAAATATTGTAAATAATGAATATTTGTATATAGTAGATAAAAAAAAATATGATACCTCCTTATTTAAAACAGAAGATTTGACTTTTGAAACTATTTATGAAGAGTTGATTGGAGGACATGAAAATGTTTAA
- a CDS encoding GntR family transcriptional regulator — MWFKINYSLPKPVYEQIKDRIKDLILSGKIIEGEYLPSIRVLAESIKVNLNTVARAYRELEFEKIITAKKGKGYVVNKINEELIEVEIFNELKIILNRIKRSGIDKEKIINFIEEYLEGDSK, encoded by the coding sequence ATGTGGTTTAAAATAAATTATAGTTTGCCAAAACCTGTTTACGAACAAATAAAAGATAGAATAAAAGATTTAATACTTTCTGGAAAGATAATTGAAGGTGAATACTTACCTTCAATAAGAGTTTTAGCTGAAAGTATAAAAGTCAATTTAAATACTGTTGCAAGAGCCTATAGAGAACTTGAATTTGAAAAAATAATAACTGCTAAAAAAGGCAAGGGATATGTTGTTAACAAAATAAACGAAGAATTAATAGAAGTAGAAATTTTTAATGAACTAAAAATAATTTTAAATAGAATAAAAAGAAGTGGAATTGATAAAGAGAAAATTATAAATTTTATTGAAGAATATTTGGAAGGTGATTCAAAATGA
- the nadE gene encoding NAD(+) synthase: MEKIIEFIKNTVNKYGYKGAVIGISGGIDSAVVAGLCKKAIGKENIFALLLPEKDSSKNTLKDSIDVCNFYDLDYKIKKISPILKKMGVYSLEPSSTLIPRNIKEKYVMNKWTNEKDTYIQDLKNEGDSEFLKGLAYYRAKHRVRMCMLYLEAEQRNYAVIGTTNKTELKTGFYVKYGDDSVDIEPIMHLYKTEVYELSKKLNIPKHIINKSPSPDLIPGITDEFAMGLTYKNIDRILKKIENNETLETENKKEVERVKEILKWADYRKIKNINFKI; this comes from the coding sequence ATGGAAAAAATAATTGAATTCATAAAAAACACAGTAAATAAATATGGATATAAGGGAGCTGTTATAGGAATAAGTGGAGGAATAGATTCAGCAGTTGTTGCTGGATTATGTAAAAAAGCAATTGGAAAAGAAAATATATTTGCACTACTATTACCAGAAAAGGATTCATCAAAAAACACTTTAAAAGATTCTATAGATGTTTGTAATTTTTATGATTTAGATTATAAGATAAAAAAGATATCACCCATTTTAAAGAAAATGGGTGTGTATTCTTTAGAACCATCATCAACTTTAATACCAAGAAATATTAAAGAAAAATATGTAATGAATAAGTGGACAAATGAAAAAGATACTTATATTCAAGATTTGAAAAATGAAGGAGATTCAGAATTTTTAAAAGGTCTTGCATATTATAGAGCTAAGCATAGAGTAAGAATGTGTATGTTATATTTAGAAGCTGAACAAAGAAATTATGCTGTTATTGGAACAACAAATAAAACAGAATTAAAAACTGGATTTTATGTAAAGTATGGTGATGATTCTGTAGATATTGAACCAATAATGCATCTTTACAAAACAGAAGTTTATGAACTTTCAAAAAAATTAAATATACCTAAACACATTATAAATAAATCACCCTCACCAGATCTTATTCCTGGAATTACAGATGAATTTGCTATGGGATTAACTTATAAAAATATAGATAGAATTTTAAAAAAAATAGAAAATAATGAAACTCTTGAAACAGAAAATAAAAAAGAAGTTGAAAGAGTAAAAGAAATATTAAAATGGGCAGATTACAGGAAAATAAAAAACATTAATTTTAAAATATAA
- a CDS encoding AAA family ATPase, protein MKKRLPIGQSDFKTIIEEDMYFVDKSMLIKEVIESGNVLLITRPRRFGKTLSQSMMKYFFDITQNNEHLFKDLKIYKEKNIIEKHLNKHPVIYITFKDLKSNNLKKMHDLLSMELSSLYIDHKYVLEVLNEEEKSVYKSITSETADDAKYENSIRNLSKYMERYYGKKVIILIDEYDTPIQQAYLHGYYDEIISLIGNLFGMALKDNVYLEKAVLTGITRVSKESIFTGVNNLKVSTVLNELFNDKYGLTKEEVEETLKYYELEYEENEVINWYNGYNFGGVEIYNPFSIINLVDEKKIRPYWMNTSGNYLVKQLIKQGSAELKDKIEKLINGEEIESTINETMVYGDLNNNLEESVWTLFLFSGYLKWTKNINHDYERYTLKIPNKEVKIFYNKTVVSMLEEERIKLNNILINLINGHIEEFKEDFQKLTMNTLSYFDVSGEEPERFYHGLILGMSVGLKEKYIIKSNRETGLGRADVILIPKDKTDKGIIIEFKKFYKNEKTLLNSAKNGLKQINEKRYEEDIKNYGINDIIKVSIAFDKKEVEIVSNLDKKVELTDMEKVAKELLKNGVDIEIISKTTKLSIEKIKKLTSKNRRICKD, encoded by the coding sequence ATGAAAAAAAGGCTTCCAATAGGACAAAGTGATTTTAAAACTATAATAGAAGAAGATATGTATTTTGTAGATAAAAGTATGTTAATCAAAGAGGTTATTGAAAGCGGAAATGTTTTATTAATAACAAGACCAAGAAGGTTTGGTAAAACTCTCAGTCAATCTATGATGAAGTACTTTTTTGATATTACTCAAAATAACGAACACCTTTTTAAAGATTTAAAGATATACAAAGAAAAGAATATAATAGAAAAACATTTGAATAAACATCCTGTTATATACATTACCTTTAAAGATTTAAAGTCTAACAACTTAAAAAAGATGCATGACTTATTATCCATGGAACTTTCATCTTTATACATAGATCATAAGTATGTTTTAGAAGTTTTAAATGAAGAAGAAAAATCAGTATATAAATCAATAACTTCAGAAACGGCGGATGATGCAAAGTATGAAAACTCTATAAGAAACTTATCAAAGTATATGGAAAGATACTATGGTAAAAAAGTAATAATATTAATAGATGAATACGATACTCCCATTCAACAAGCTTACTTACACGGATACTATGATGAAATAATATCTTTAATTGGTAACTTATTTGGCATGGCATTAAAAGATAACGTATACCTTGAAAAGGCAGTTCTTACTGGTATAACAAGAGTTTCTAAAGAAAGTATCTTTACTGGTGTGAATAACTTAAAGGTTTCTACTGTATTGAATGAACTATTCAATGATAAGTATGGTTTAACTAAAGAAGAAGTTGAAGAAACATTGAAGTATTATGAACTTGAATATGAAGAAAATGAAGTTATAAATTGGTACAATGGATATAACTTTGGTGGTGTTGAAATTTACAATCCTTTTTCTATTATAAACTTAGTAGATGAAAAAAAGATAAGACCATATTGGATGAATACGAGTGGAAACTACTTAGTTAAACAATTAATAAAACAAGGAAGTGCTGAATTAAAAGATAAAATAGAAAAACTAATAAATGGTGAAGAAATTGAAAGTACAATAAATGAAACTATGGTTTATGGTGACTTAAATAATAACTTAGAAGAGTCTGTATGGACATTGTTTTTATTCAGCGGATACTTAAAATGGACAAAAAATATAAATCATGATTATGAAAGATATACATTAAAGATACCAAATAAAGAAGTAAAAATATTTTACAATAAAACTGTAGTATCAATGCTTGAAGAAGAAAGAATAAAACTCAATAATATATTAATAAACTTAATAAATGGACATATAGAAGAGTTTAAAGAAGACTTTCAAAAACTAACTATGAATACATTGAGTTATTTTGACGTTAGTGGAGAAGAACCAGAAAGATTTTATCATGGATTAATACTTGGAATGAGTGTTGGTTTAAAAGAAAAGTACATAATAAAGAGTAATAGAGAAACAGGACTTGGAAGAGCTGATGTTATTTTAATTCCAAAAGATAAAACAGACAAAGGAATAATTATTGAGTTTAAAAAGTTTTATAAAAACGAAAAAACACTATTAAATAGTGCTAAAAATGGATTAAAACAAATAAATGAAAAAAGGTATGAAGAAGATATAAAAAATTATGGAATAAATGATATAATAAAAGTTTCAATAGCTTTTGATAAAAAAGAGGTTGAAATTGTTAGTAATTTGGATAAGAAGGTTGAATTAACAGATATGGAAAAAGTAGCAAAAGAACTATTAAAAAATGGAGTTGATATAGAAATTATTTCTAAAACAACAAAGTTATCTATTGAAAAAATAAAAAAATTAACTTCTAAAAATAGACGAATCTGTAAAGATTAG
- a CDS encoding IS110 family transposase, with protein MNYTQNEKIKQVDEKTLVVGVDIAKKTHYARTFDNRGIEYGKVIKFKSNRDGFEDFKKQIKEIAKKEGKEKIIIGIEPTGHYWCILQVKNKPNYN; from the coding sequence ATGAATTATACACAAAATGAAAAAATAAAGCAAGTGGATGAAAAAACATTAGTAGTAGGAGTAGACATAGCAAAAAAAACACACTATGCAAGGACATTTGACAATCGAGGGATAGAATACGGAAAAGTAATAAAGTTCAAATCAAATAGAGACGGATTTGAAGATTTCAAAAAACAAATAAAAGAAATAGCGAAAAAAGAAGGTAAAGAAAAAATAATAATAGGAATAGAACCAACAGGGCATTATTGGTGTATTTTGCAAGTAAAGAATAAGCCAAATTACAATTGA
- a CDS encoding AAA family ATPase: MKKRLPIGRSDFKSLIEDNMYFVDKSLLIKEVIESGDVLLITRPRRFGKTLSQSMMKYFFDITQNNEHLFKNLKIYKEKNIIEKHLNKHPVIYITFKDLKSNNLKKMHALLTMELSRLYTKHEYVFEILSEKEKIVFKEIMLETADDAKYENCIRSLSEYMERYYGKKVIILIDEYDTPIQQAYLHGYYDEIISLIGNLFGMALKDNVYLEKAVLTGITRVSKESIFTGVNNLKISTVLNELFNDKYGLTKEEVEETLKYYELEYEEKEVIDWYNGYNFGGVEIYNPFSIINLVDEKKIGPYWMNTSGNYLIRKLIKEGTVNIKDNVEKLINGEEVECEIIETMVYGDLNLNSESAIWTLFLFSGYLKWTSKKRQNNITTYKVKIPNEEVKDFFVQTVRNMLRESNISIENMLLNLKVGRIKTFTDQFKDLTMNTLSYFDVSGKEPERFYHGLILGMSVGLKEKYIIKSNRETGLGRADVILIPKDKTDKGIIIEFKKYNRDEDKSLKDSAKNGLKQINEKKYEEEIKNYGINDIIKVSIAFDKKEVEIVSNLDKDVELTPEERMAKELLKNGVDIEIISKTTKLSVEKIKKLTSKNRP, encoded by the coding sequence ATGAAAAAAAGGCTTCCAATAGGAAGAAGTGATTTTAAATCATTAATAGAAGACAATATGTATTTTGTAGATAAAAGTTTGTTAATCAAAGAAGTTATTGAAAGTGGAGATGTTTTATTAATAACAAGGCCAAGAAGGTTTGGGAAAACTCTCAGTCAATCCATGATGAAGTACTTTTTTGATATTACTCAAAACAACGAACACCTCTTTAAAAACTTAAAAATATATAAAGAAAAGAACATAATAGAAAAACATTTAAATAAACATCCTGTTATATACATCACCTTTAAAGATTTAAAGTCTAATAACTTAAAAAAGATGCATGCTTTATTAACAATGGAACTTTCAAGATTATATACAAAACATGAATATGTTTTTGAAATATTGAGTGAAAAGGAAAAAATTGTATTTAAAGAAATAATGTTAGAAACAGCAGATGATGCTAAATATGAAAACTGTATAAGAAGTTTATCTGAATATATGGAAAGATATTATGGTAAAAAGGTAATAATATTAATAGATGAATACGATACTCCAATTCAACAAGCCTACTTACATGGTTACTATGATGAAATAATATCTTTAATAGGTAACTTATTTGGCATGGCATTAAAAGATAATGTATACCTTGAAAAAGCAGTTCTTACTGGTATAACAAGAGTTTCTAAAGAAAGTATCTTTACTGGTGTAAATAACTTAAAGATTTCTACTGTATTGAATGAACTATTCAATGATAAGTATGGTTTAACTAAAGAAGAAGTTGAAGAAACATTGAAGTATTATGAACTTGAATATGAAGAAAAAGAAGTTATAGATTGGTACAATGGATATAACTTTGGTGGTGTTGAAATTTACAATCCTTTTTCTATTATAAACTTAGTAGATGAAAAAAAGATAGGTCCATATTGGATGAATACGAGTGGGAATTATTTAATAAGAAAGTTAATAAAAGAAGGAACTGTTAATATAAAAGATAATGTAGAAAAGTTAATAAACGGAGAAGAAGTAGAGTGCGAAATAATAGAAACAATGGTTTATGGTGATTTAAACTTAAATAGTGAAAGTGCAATCTGGACATTATTTTTATTTAGTGGATACTTAAAATGGACGAGTAAAAAAAGACAAAACAATATAACAACATACAAGGTAAAGATACCAAATGAAGAAGTAAAAGATTTTTTTGTACAAACAGTTAGAAATATGTTGAGAGAATCAAATATAAGTATTGAAAATATGCTTTTGAATTTAAAAGTAGGAAGAATAAAAACCTTTACAGATCAATTTAAAGATTTAACGATGAATACATTGAGTTACTTTGATGTTAGTGGAAAGGAACCAGAAAGATTTTATCATGGACTGATACTTGGAATGAGTGTTGGTTTAAAAGAAAAGTACATAATAAAGAGTAATAGAGAAACAGGACTTGGAAGAGCTGATGTTATTTTAATTCCAAAAGATAAAACAGATAAAGGAATAATTATTGAGTTTAAAAAGTACAATAGAGATGAAGATAAAAGTTTAAAAGACAGTGCAAAAAATGGACTAAAACAAATAAATGAAAAGAAGTATGAAGAAGAGATAAAAAATTATGGAATAAATGATATAATAAAAGTTTCAATAGCTTTTGATAAAAAAGAGGTTGAAATTGTTAGTAATTTAGATAAAGATGTTGAATTAACTCCAGAAGAAAGAATGGCAAAAGAACTATTAAAAAATGGAGTTGATATAGAAATTATTTCTAAAACAACGAAGTTATCTGTTGAAAAAATAAAAAAATTAACTTCTAAAAATAGACCATAA
- a CDS encoding sulfide/dihydroorotate dehydrogenase-like FAD/NAD-binding protein translates to MYKIISNKKLAENIHEMIIEAPRVAHSAKPGQFIILIIDKKGERIPLTIADYDKEKGTVNIVVQAIGYSTKKLVSLKENEYIKDFAGPLGNESEFVHEDIEILKNKRIVFVGGGVGSAPIYPQVKWFSERNIKTDVILGFKNKDFIILKEEFEKLNCNLHICTDDGSYGFKGLVTNKLQDMLDNEEIDEVITIGPMIMMKFVSKLTKKYNIKTIASLNTIMLDGTGMCGGCRVSIGGKVKFTCVDGPEFDAHLINFDEAMNRQTTFSDIEKKHSCRLDGAING, encoded by the coding sequence ATGTATAAAATAATATCAAATAAAAAATTAGCAGAAAACATACATGAAATGATAATAGAAGCACCAAGAGTAGCTCATTCCGCAAAACCAGGACAATTTATTATACTAATTATTGATAAAAAAGGTGAAAGAATTCCACTAACCATTGCAGATTATGATAAAGAAAAAGGAACAGTAAATATTGTTGTTCAAGCAATAGGTTATTCAACAAAAAAGCTTGTTTCATTAAAAGAAAATGAATACATTAAAGATTTTGCAGGACCGCTTGGAAATGAATCAGAGTTTGTTCATGAAGATATAGAAATATTAAAAAACAAAAGAATTGTATTTGTTGGTGGAGGTGTTGGATCAGCCCCAATATATCCTCAAGTAAAATGGTTTTCAGAAAGAAATATAAAAACAGATGTAATTTTAGGATTTAAAAATAAAGATTTTATAATATTAAAAGAAGAATTTGAAAAATTAAATTGCAACTTACACATATGTACTGATGATGGTAGTTATGGATTTAAGGGATTGGTAACTAATAAACTTCAAGATATGTTAGATAATGAAGAAATAGATGAAGTAATAACCATTGGTCCAATGATAATGATGAAGTTTGTATCTAAATTAACTAAAAAATACAATATAAAAACAATAGCCAGTTTGAACACCATAATGTTAGATGGAACTGGTATGTGCGGTGGTTGTAGAGTTAGTATTGGTGGAAAAGTAAAGTTTACATGTGTTGATGGTCCAGAATTTGATGCTCATTTAATCAACTTTGATGAAGCAATGAATAGACAAACAACATTCTCTGATATAGAAAAAAAACATTCATGTAGATTGGATGGTGCTATAAATGGATAA
- the gltA gene encoding NADPH-dependent glutamate synthase, producing the protein MDKRIKMTEQDPNVRKNNFFEVSLGYTEDEAVEEAKRCLNCKNPRCVPKCPVAIDIPGFIQEVKKRNFKKAYEILTKYTSLPAVCGRVCPQEIQCESTCILGIKGEPVAIGNLERFVADWAIKNNIEIKNTIEKNGHKVAIVGSGPAGLACAGDLSKMGYDVTIFEALQEAGGVLTYGIPEFRLPKDKIVKTEINKLKKLGVKIETDVIIGRTITIDELIEEEKFEAVFIGSGAGLPRFMNIPGENTKGVFSANEFLTRTNLMKAYLEDYETPIKVGKRVVVVGGGNVAMDAARTALRLGSEVHIVYRRSEKELPAREAEVHHAKEEGIQFHLLTNPVEILADENDWVKGVKCIKMELGEPDESGRRRPIEIKGSEYIIDAETVIMAIGTTPNPLITSTTKDIEINKKQCIVADEDGKTTKDKVFAGGDIVTGAATVILAMGSGKKAAKAIDKMIRKNNS; encoded by the coding sequence ATGGATAAAAGAATAAAGATGACTGAACAGGATCCTAATGTAAGAAAAAATAATTTTTTTGAAGTATCATTAGGCTATACTGAAGATGAAGCAGTAGAAGAAGCAAAAAGATGTTTAAACTGTAAAAATCCAAGATGTGTACCAAAATGTCCAGTTGCAATAGATATACCTGGATTTATTCAAGAAGTAAAAAAAAGAAACTTTAAAAAAGCTTATGAAATTTTAACTAAATACACTTCATTACCAGCTGTTTGTGGAAGAGTTTGTCCACAAGAAATACAGTGTGAAAGTACTTGTATTTTAGGAATAAAAGGTGAACCAGTGGCAATAGGAAATCTTGAAAGATTTGTTGCTGATTGGGCAATTAAAAATAATATAGAAATAAAAAACACTATAGAAAAAAATGGTCACAAAGTAGCTATTGTTGGAAGTGGACCAGCAGGTTTAGCTTGTGCTGGTGATTTATCAAAAATGGGATACGACGTTACAATATTTGAAGCACTTCAAGAAGCTGGTGGAGTTTTAACTTATGGAATACCTGAATTTAGACTTCCAAAAGATAAAATAGTAAAAACAGAAATAAATAAATTAAAAAAACTTGGTGTAAAGATAGAAACTGATGTAATAATAGGAAGAACTATTACTATAGATGAGTTAATAGAAGAAGAAAAATTTGAAGCAGTATTTATAGGTTCAGGAGCAGGACTACCAAGATTTATGAATATTCCTGGTGAAAATACAAAAGGTGTATTTTCAGCAAATGAATTTTTAACAAGAACAAACTTAATGAAAGCTTATTTAGAAGATTATGAAACACCAATTAAGGTTGGAAAAAGAGTCGTTGTTGTAGGTGGCGGGAATGTTGCTATGGATGCCGCAAGGACAGCTTTAAGACTTGGAAGTGAGGTACACATAGTTTATAGACGTAGTGAAAAAGAGTTGCCTGCAAGAGAAGCAGAAGTACATCATGCAAAAGAAGAAGGTATACAATTTCATTTATTAACAAATCCTGTTGAAATATTAGCAGATGAAAATGACTGGGTAAAAGGTGTAAAATGTATAAAAATGGAGTTAGGAGAACCCGATGAATCAGGAAGACGTAGACCTATTGAAATAAAAGGATCAGAATATATAATAGATGCAGAAACAGTTATTATGGCAATAGGAACAACACCAAATCCTTTAATAACTTCTACAACAAAAGATATTGAAATTAATAAAAAACAATGTATTGTTGCAGATGAAGATGGAAAAACGACAAAAGATAAAGTTTTTGCAGGTGGAGATATAGTAACAGGAGCAGCAACCGTAATTTTAGCAATGGGTTCTGGTAAAAAAGCTGCAAAAGCTATTGATAAAATGATAAGAAAAAACAACTCTTAG
- a CDS encoding M18 family aminopeptidase produces MNTEIKFAKELIDFIYESPTAFHAVKNVKNILLNSNFKELKENEKWNLKKEGKYFVTKNDSALIAFIVGTDEIGNSGFKLIGAHTDSPSFRIKPSPEIIVEKTYMKLNTEVYGGPILNTWMDRPLALAGRVTLKSENILNPNTKLININKPIMIIPNLAIHMNRKVNEGVELNKQKDLLPLLSMVNEKLEKENYLLNIIAKELEINPEEIIDFDLFLYEYEKGCIMGVNNEFISSPRLDDLAMVHAGIEAIKVAKPTKATNVMVCFDNEEVGSTTKQGANSDMLANILERITIALGGNREDFFRALSNSYIISADNAHAIHPNMPEKHDPTNKPVINKGPVIKINANQSYTTDSNSSAVYEMLCKNAGVPYQKFVNRSDVRGGSTIGPISSTHLNIRSIDIGNPQLAMHSIRELSGVLDHTYVKKSFDEFYKI; encoded by the coding sequence ATGAATACTGAAATAAAATTTGCAAAAGAATTAATTGATTTTATTTATGAAAGTCCAACAGCTTTTCATGCAGTTAAAAATGTAAAAAATATTTTATTAAATTCAAACTTTAAAGAATTAAAAGAAAATGAAAAATGGAATTTAAAAAAAGAAGGAAAATATTTTGTTACTAAAAATGATTCAGCATTAATTGCTTTTATTGTGGGAACTGATGAAATTGGAAATTCTGGATTTAAACTAATTGGAGCTCATACTGATTCTCCTTCTTTTAGAATTAAACCTTCTCCAGAAATTATTGTAGAAAAAACTTACATGAAATTAAATACAGAAGTATATGGAGGACCAATATTAAACACATGGATGGATAGGCCACTTGCATTAGCTGGAAGAGTAACTTTAAAAAGTGAAAACATATTAAATCCAAACACTAAATTAATAAATATAAACAAACCAATAATGATAATACCAAACTTAGCAATTCATATGAATAGAAAGGTTAATGAAGGTGTAGAACTAAATAAACAAAAAGATTTATTACCTTTATTATCTATGGTAAATGAAAAACTTGAAAAAGAAAATTATCTATTAAATATAATTGCAAAAGAATTAGAAATCAATCCTGAAGAAATAATAGATTTTGATTTATTCTTATACGAATATGAAAAAGGTTGTATTATGGGAGTAAATAATGAATTTATTTCATCACCAAGGTTGGATGATTTAGCAATGGTTCATGCTGGTATAGAAGCTATAAAAGTAGCAAAACCAACAAAAGCAACAAATGTTATGGTATGCTTTGATAATGAAGAAGTTGGAAGTACAACAAAACAAGGTGCAAATTCTGATATGCTTGCAAATATTTTAGAAAGAATAACAATAGCACTTGGAGGAAACAGAGAAGACTTTTTTAGAGCTTTATCAAACTCTTATATAATATCAGCAGATAATGCACATGCAATACATCCAAATATGCCAGAAAAACATGATCCAACAAATAAACCAGTAATAAATAAAGGACCTGTAATAAAGATAAATGCCAATCAAAGCTATACAACAGATAGTAATTCATCAGCAGTTTATGAAATGTTATGTAAAAATGCAGGAGTACCGTATCAAAAGTTCGTTAATCGTTCAGATGTAAGAGGAGGTTCAACAATAGGACCTATTTCATCAACACATTTAAATATTCGTTCAATAGATATAGGAAATCCTCAACTTGCAATGCATTCAATAAGAGAATTAAGCGGTGTTTTAGACCATACATATGTAAAAAAATCATTTGATGAATTTTATAAAATATAA
- a CDS encoding M42 family metallopeptidase, with translation MKKYINYAVNKIEELCKTPSPTGYTIKAQEYLKNEFKKIGYEATTSNKGSVIVDLGGKGDKLVLAAHIDTLGAMVRSIKGNGRLRLTKLGGFPENNIESENCIIHTRNGKEYTGTIQLVNPAVHVNREVGTMKRNDTTVEVVIDEIVKNKEDVEKLGIKVGDFISFDPRTIVTESGFIKSRHLDDKASAGILIALAKYIKENAVQLNKKVCLIFTNYEEVGHGGSAGIPEDTKEMISVDMGAVGDDLTTDEFKVSICAKDSGGPYNYELTTNLINIAEKLKLNYAVDIYPYYGSDVEATLRAGYDIKHGLIGPGVFASHGYERTHKEGIENTFKLILNYIQQ, from the coding sequence ATGAAAAAATATATAAACTATGCAGTCAATAAAATAGAAGAACTTTGTAAAACTCCAAGTCCAACAGGATATACAATAAAAGCACAAGAATACTTAAAAAATGAATTTAAAAAGATAGGATATGAAGCAACTACTTCAAATAAAGGTTCTGTAATAGTTGATTTGGGAGGTAAAGGAGATAAATTAGTATTAGCTGCTCATATAGACACTCTTGGAGCAATGGTTAGATCAATAAAAGGAAATGGAAGATTGAGACTCACAAAACTTGGAGGATTTCCAGAAAATAATATTGAATCAGAAAATTGTATTATACATACAAGAAATGGAAAAGAATATACAGGAACAATTCAACTTGTAAATCCAGCCGTTCATGTAAACAGAGAAGTTGGAACTATGAAAAGAAATGATACAACTGTTGAAGTTGTAATAGATGAAATAGTTAAAAATAAAGAAGATGTAGAAAAACTTGGAATAAAAGTTGGAGATTTTATATCATTTGACCCAAGAACAATAGTAACAGAATCTGGATTTATAAAATCAAGACATCTTGATGATAAAGCAAGTGCAGGAATCTTAATTGCATTAGCAAAGTATATAAAAGAAAATGCTGTTCAATTAAATAAAAAAGTTTGTTTGATATTTACTAATTATGAAGAAGTTGGACATGGTGGTTCTGCTGGAATACCCGAAGATACAAAAGAAATGATATCTGTAGATATGGGAGCAGTTGGAGATGATCTAACTACTGATGAATTTAAAGTTTCTATATGTGCAAAAGATTCAGGTGGTCCATATAACTATGAATTAACAACTAATTTGATAAATATAGCTGAAAAGTTAAAATTAAACTATGCAGTTGATATTTATCCATATTATGGTTCTGATGTTGAAGCAACCTTAAGAGCAGGATATGACATTAAACATGGTTTAATAGGACCTGGCGTTTTTGCATCACATGGATATGAAAGAACACACAAAGAAGGAATAGAAAATACATTTAAATTAATTTTAAATTATATACAACAATAA